The Alnus glutinosa chromosome 8, dhAlnGlut1.1, whole genome shotgun sequence DNA segment aaaaaaaaaatatatatatatatatatatattttaggcCCAGCCAAAGAAACATAAGATTCCAGGAATGCAAGtaaagattgaagaagaaaccaagcatttcaaaggagaaagagagagcgagGAAATGCTGATGTATTTCATAGAGACCAAGGGAGTGTTTGAGAGGGAAACTTGCCATCTGAGAGGACTCCTCTGATTACAAAagtctcttttttaaaaaaataaataaataataaaaaaaaaaatcatatcctGTCTAAATAACCGAGTACCACCTGGGATAACCGGATAACCGCTCGATAACCGGGGTCCCCGATTAACCAGGGTGCCGGTTTCGGAGCCGGttattgaatttcaataacCGGGGACCCTGGAGCCGGTTCCTGGTTATTAGCCAATAACCGGCTCCAGGTTTACACTCCTAGTTTAGACGTGAACGTGCCTAGGCCTTCTGCTTTCAGCCTCTTTTTAGAATGGCTTTGGTGTTGTGCGGGTTTACTTGTCCCTTTGCAATCACGTGAGTATCGTTACTAGGCCTATTTAGGCCTGGGCTGGTTACTCCATTGGATTGTTAGCCCCTTCAATGGACTAACCAAACTCAAGCCCTAATGTGATGTCCCGAATATTATTTGatcattttaagaataaatttaatggATAAATAACTACAATTAATTTGATGACTAGAAAATATAATAAGACATGCAGAGAATATTTTATggtccaaaaaaataaattatctaagagaaagaaatgagaaaatgaattagaaaatgaataaaagaagaaaataatatatatatatatatatatatatatatatatatatatatatatatatatatatatatatatatatatatatatatatttatggcgcatccggacggcccttctTGGGCGCACGTCCGCAAGTggacgcgcgtccagacggggcCCGCATTAAAGTGGGAAGAAAGCCCATTTCTCTTGGCAGCTCTGAATTTCTTCCCTTTTTCTCTACGTTTTTTCACCTAAAAATCTTGATATTTTGAAATCCAAccgtccaatcttagatccgacttCGGTAATGTAATCCTCGAAGCTCGATctacgttttgaggtaaatcgttaAACTCgcattttttgagatttttaataaatcttgtagaaatgagtttaacttagtgttttctttaaattttgtgtggtttggagttgctaTGAGCTTTCTGAGCATTTGGTTTTGGCTTGACgaatttttgataaatttttcataaaccctaattttttggtattttgttaaaGTGTTATTTTggtgtgattaaccctaagtaatgcttatgggttaACAATATTGTGTTTAAGAAAGGGATTAGAAATTATGAAGAAATATTTAggaattttagggttttatgggTAAATTAGTAATGTagcttttgagcgattcaaaatgctacttAGAGTAATTATTGATTAGAATACTAAATGATACAgtgtattgtatttttaacgGCACTTTGCGGTTGAACTTAGAGTCGTTTGGAATTAGGAGTACAAGCGATTTGAGGTGAGTATTATACTCACTaagaaaacatatttttatatattatagatttgtaaaatatatattattttataattccaaaccgaccatatgatgaattatatgctttggataatttgaatagttttgattatgttcaaattcaatgatgtttaagaaatgatgcatgagtgaagagtgttgaattgatttaaagtgtttgagtgtatgctgcggttgagatttaaattatgcaaaattgtttgagaacatgtcatgttgaaactgtttatattttatgaagaaactatgatttgaataatttcaaagtctttgatgaaatgttggatggtttagttttaaaagaaCATGATTTAGTAAAAGCATGATTTtacagcatgatacagtagtgaaacataTACTGATCAGGCACAAAGCATAGAGCATGTaatatagagcatacatacaacaGCAGCAGAACACAGTAAACACAGTAAAACAGCAGTAAACACAGTTAAATAGCAGTTATCAGCATTGTGGGGGACCCAAGCCCCAATAAACCAGTTTCAAGCAcggcatatatagcattgtttatGAGTGTaatgtttttatgctatgagtagttttactagacctgttggtatgcataagagtcttaaatgaaaagagcTTATACATATTTCTATAGGatggttgcatgtgtttaaAAAAACATTGAACTTGGATGTACATGGATTCATGATTACCCAGGTgtgagtaatggcatgtctataagtaagaaggttgactgttattgCTCTTCAAGAAAGATGTGTTAGCATAATAGAGTTTTACTCCAGTGCTCACATGATCTATAGACGTTCAAAGCAtaaagctgaaatacgattaaaGATAGCGTTGCGAGTATTATGTTGAAGGATAATATCCTAGTATGAAAGAGTAAGATGTCATGTTTTCtcgcttaagacttatgtgtagacGTGATATCTGtaatggagtgatcgtgtgcacatatgtctgagccaccATTCAAAAATATTCTTACCGAGGGGTTCACATGTAGAAACTTCTAAGAAGTAGACtgaaacttctacatatgttcacagctatatagtatgttttaaatgttttctggatAGTCAGTGTTTactgtattagctattggtaaattgtggttgatatagtgctcgcatgactttaaataaatgaaatgttagttctttgtgaaaactcagttagtttaatatcactgagatcttagtatgttttatactgagacggtagactcattctttcacctatgcagatgtggataccaccacaaccatgTAGATGATGCTCTTATGATTGCAGGTACTCCTGAGGCGGATGATGATCCGGTAGCATTCTATTTGGGTTACTACAATTGAAGCCTGTAGCGACAGTCATAGTGGGATGGACTATGATGTCCTTATTTTGAGtacttttgtttatggcttgtgacataTATGTCACATATTCTTATGTGTaagtcattcttttgtaatagttatatgTTGTTAAGCCTCCAATAATTAGACTTATGTTATGGCTTACTTTTTTGGTATAGACAACATgtttatttatagttatgctttACCGTTATATCTGATGGTATCATGATGTATTCCGCTATAGATATAACTCTatttatcaggtgcatgttatggggcatgtgtcatatgttggttgagcgacaTATAGTCATGCCATTGTAATGACTTGTTTTAcgtttgtgtatatatatataaaacaaaaaaaaaaaaaaaaagggtcgtcacaccTAATAGGTGGATTTTCGGTGTATTactatccatatatatatatagccaaagTGCTATATCAATACCATTATGCATAAAATTTCGCGTAATGTTAAAAGGAAGACTCGTATTctctcaaaattaatgtggcttttaaaattattattggattaaaatttaatattaatctATCACACGTCTAAcgctgattttaaaagtcacattaattttgagaggacataaaagtattatttttagcattacaaTAAAATGTATCTCCACATTTCCTTTTAGGTCTCAATAATGCACTGAGCAATCTGGCGAGTTCCAAAGACTGCAATGTGGCCTCATTGCCGAAAAAAGCAGAGGAGCGGTTGTATAAAGATGAAACGAAAGATAAGGTCCAATGTCAAAAGGATCTCAACGATTGTTTGATACCAATACGCAATATATAGCATGGAGTTGAGTCAAAGCAGTTACGTTGCCGGTTTACACGACAGAGAGATGATCATATACGAGGTTCTGTTTTCACTATTATCGTGCTCAATCCACCAAATTTGGCATGTAAATATGTCGTTTAAACCTATGACAACTGTACGGATTGAAAAATAATGTTggaaaattttctctaaaaattAATCAGTTCCATAAAAAGATTTCCCTTTGAAATGGACAATTCCTACCACTTTCCACTATAAAGGTGACCAGATTTTTGTCTTCCAAACACAAGCCGAAACAGAGTTTCAAAAACAGGGGATCCCAGAGCCTCTGTTCTTCCCCTGCTCTCAATACAAATGAAAGCAATGGGTCTCTCAATTCTTCCTCCCATGCTgctttcatttgttattttttctctgTTACATACGCCCACGCTTGCCGTTAAAAAGGTAAGCACATTTTGCTTTCTGTTCTCTAGTTATGAAAATgttgatatttttattcaagTGGATGACTTTGAAGTTCCAATGAATTTCATTACAATGGGCATTCGATAGAGTTCTATAAATGTTCCACTAATGgcctaaattttatattttgctGCAGTCTTATGTAGTGTACTTGGGAGGACATTCGCATGCCCTAGAGGCTTCATTGGATGAACTCGACAGTGTGACGAATTCTCATTATGATTTGCTTGGATCAGTGGTAGGAAGGTATAGAATTTGTTAACATGTTCTGCATAATTTCTGTTCTTTGTGGTTCGTATTGAATAAGAATGTCaactttgatatttttaaatttcttccACAGCCCTGAGAAGGCTAAGGATGCAATCTTCTACTCATATAGAAGAAATATTAATGGCTTTGCCGCAAATCTCGAGGAGGAGGAAGCAGCAGAGATTGCAAGTGAGGAATGCTGCTTATAAGTTTCTCTGAATCTTTTAATAAACGATTGACCGACCTCTTTTCATTTGTTCTGTTTTTCTCTGTTTCTGCCTTTGCTGCATCCTAAGTTTATGCCAGTTAGGACCATGGCTGAGaatggcttttcttttttctgttttttcacTTGCAGAGAATCCAAATGTCCTATCAGTTTTCGAAAACCAGCCAAGAAAACTGCACACAACACGATCATGGGATTTTCTTGGACTTGAGAAAGGTGGAAAAATTCGTGCCAGTTCGATATGGAAAAAAGCAAGGTTTGGTGAAGATACAATCATTGGAAACCTCGATACCGGTGTGTTCATATTCTTTCTCGATCGAGTTTATTAAGGCTTAAAATCAAATTTACATGGAACGATTTGGATACAAGATTTGATTGCTTTTTCTTTCACGAAGAATGACGGAAATTTCAAATGTTGCATGGGTTTTTGCAATTAGATTTGAtgtataatttgtttttaaccCAACCTATTTCTTTCTCAAACAGATCGAGATAACTTGTcgagaatataaattaaatgataaaatttaattttttttttattactcttaACATTTTCTTGGTGGACGTTCATTTCAAATGGGGTTGTGCTAGGCGTTTGGCCGGAATCGAAGAGCTTCAGCGATGAAGGATTGGGTCCCGTCCCGTCGAGGTGGCGTGGTGTCTGTGAAAAAGGCTACAAAGACGGTTTGCATTGCAACAGGTCcgttgttttcttttctctaatAAATATTGCATATAAATTGTTTTTCAGAGTGCATGTATTGACATTGTTTCCAATTGTTATGCAAGCAGGAAGGTGATCGGAGTAAGGTACTTTAACCAAGGATTTTCGGCAGGTACAGGGGTTCATCTTAACAAATCCTATAACACTGCTCGTGACCAAGATGGCCATGGAACCCATACCTTATCTACTGCCGGCGGTAACTTTGTGGCCGGAGCTAGTGTTTTTGGGAATGGCAATGGCACTGCCAAGGGTGGATCACCAAAAGCCCGTGTGGCTGCCTACAAGGTCTGCTGGAGTGTATCCAATACCAGTTCTTGTTTTGACGCGGATCTAATGGCTGCCTTTGAAGCTGCAATAACTGATGGTGTTGATGTGCTTTCTGTTTCTGTGGGTGGCGGCCCCACTGAATTTTTCAATGATGGGATGTCAATAGGTGCCTTCCATGCTGTTAAGCATGGCATTGTTGTTGTTTGCTCCGCCGGAAATGATGGACCAACTCCGGGGTCAGCAACCAACCTGGCACCATGGATATTCACAGTCGGAGCTAGTACGATTGACCGGGAGTTTGCTAGTTATGCTGCTCTTGGCAACAGGCAACACCTCAAggtattccttttcttttactcGATCTTAACTCTCGCCGTCCGTCCGTCCATTACATGGAAAGGAATTGCTCTGACATTCCTAATTTTCATCGCCAGGGAACAAGTCTTTCAGGAGCCTTGAAACCTGCTAAGTTCTACCCATTGATCAGTTCTGTCGATGCCAAAGCTCCTAATGCAACCGCTGAGGCTGCGTAAGCGCACAGAACTCTTATAGTTTTGTTTCATCAAAcatatatgattaaattaatttctaagttccttttttgtttttatttttgtcttttaaattcccTTGTAGTCAGCTTTGTCAGGCAGGAGGCCTTGATCCCCAGAAGGTGAAAGGAAAGATTTTGGCGTGTCTTCGAGGGATAAATGCAAGAGTTGATAAGGCCCGTCAGGCCTTTTTGGCAGGTGCTGTGGGTATGATATTGGCTAATGCTGAGAGCAATGGGAATGAAATTATAGCCGATTCTCATGTGCTCCCTGCTACACATATCAATTACTCCGATGGCCAACAACTCTTTGCTTACATTAAGAGAAGCAAGTATATATTCTTCCACTTAAACTTTTTACAATCTCTTCAACTCAAAATTATTTGTAGCAACTTACAGTTGATGTAATATTATATTGTATGCATTAATAGGAACCCTACGGCTTACATTACTCCTGTAAAGACCGAATTGGGAACAAAGCCATCTCCATTTATGGCTTCATTCTCATCCAGGGGGCCTAGTTTGATTGAGCCAAAAATCCTCAAGGTCTACTAAGCATTTCAATCATCTCAAATTTCCCCTGTTTCATATTTCGGATTTCATACAAAAATTTCCTTTTTTGTATTAATTGCAGCCTGATATCACAGCACCAGGGGTGAACATACTTGCTGCCTACACCGAAGCAACAAGCCCAACTGATGACGATTCTGACAAACGTCGTGTTCCTTACAATATAATCTCTGGAACTTCCATGTCCTGCCCTCATGTTTCCGGCATTGTCGGCCTCCTCAAAACGCTCCACCCTGACTGGAGCCCGGCAGCAATCAAATCCGCAATCATGACCACCGGTAGAAATTAACATCCTCCGATCCATCTCTTAACTTCATCATGACaatctttccttctctcttaAAGCTCTAATCTAttatctattttctattttgtttccAGCAACAATCCGAGATAACAACAAGGGAACAATATTGGACTCGGCCAATAATCTCAAAGCCACACCATTTGCGTATGGGGCAGGACACGTGCAACCAAACCATGCAGCCGACCCTGGACTGATCTATGATCTGACCGTTAATGATTACTTGAACTTCTTATGCGCTCGTGGCTACAACCAGACCAAGATCAGAATCTTTTCGGGCGGGGCGTATGCATGTCCCAAGTCTTTCAAACTGGAAGACTTCAATTACCCTACAATCGCAGTTCCTAGTCTCCCTGCAAGTCAAGTGACTGTTACTAGAACAGTAACTAACGTTGGTTCTCCTAACACCTCGTACCAAGTTCATGTCAACGCACCTGCCGGAGTTTTGGTCTCGGTCGTACCTACAACATTGAACTTCAGGGCAGTCGGTGAAAAGCAGACCTTCAAGGTTACTTTGAAGCCCAATGGTAAGAGTACTATTAAGGACTATGTTTTTGGGGAGTTGTTTTGGTCAGATGGCACGCACGTTGTGAGGAGTCGTATTGCAGTGAGCTGATCTTCTAACTAGAAGTGAAGTGAAGTGAAGTGAAGTTGTTTGACCCttccccttctttttctttttattattatttttttgggccgaaaatgaaaacagaaaataaatttcccAAAGCCACTTTCACACTCAATGCCTATCTCTTGAAGCCGACAATAAGCATTCTTATGTATGTACATTATAATCTATCTAAATCAAATATTAAAGCTTGTTTAATTCTCAGTGATTCTTGAGTTGTCTATTACAATCAATTTAAGGGGACAGAATGATAAAATGGTCATACTTGGAGGCCTTCCCATTTTATCTTCACAagctcaattttttattagttctTTTAAAAAACCATTTGCTTCTCATATTCTAATTAAACATTCATAAGTCATATTcatgtgtttcttacatgtTAAGATACacatgtttttttcttcttctttttttcttttaatcaacTTCTCAAGTTTCTAGCCGATAACATGGACGTATGATTTCACGGTGTATATGGTGcaatgttatttaaattttttaaataacatgcaTGGCAACATATATACTATAAACTCTGCAAAATCGAATATGGACCATAAAATAAGTATTCTCAT contains these protein-coding regions:
- the LOC133875408 gene encoding subtilisin-like protease SBT5.3, with amino-acid sequence MGLSILPPMLLSFVIFSLLHTPTLAVKKSYVVYLGGHSHALEASLDELDSVTNSHYDLLGSVVGSPEKAKDAIFYSYRRNINGFAANLEEEEAAEIAKNPNVLSVFENQPRKLHTTRSWDFLGLEKGGKIRASSIWKKARFGEDTIIGNLDTGVWPESKSFSDEGLGPVPSRWRGVCEKGYKDGLHCNRKVIGVRYFNQGFSAGTGVHLNKSYNTARDQDGHGTHTLSTAGGNFVAGASVFGNGNGTAKGGSPKARVAAYKVCWSVSNTSSCFDADLMAAFEAAITDGVDVLSVSVGGGPTEFFNDGMSIGAFHAVKHGIVVVCSAGNDGPTPGSATNLAPWIFTVGASTIDREFASYAALGNRQHLKGTSLSGALKPAKFYPLISSVDAKAPNATAEAAQLCQAGGLDPQKVKGKILACLRGINARVDKARQAFLAGAVGMILANAESNGNEIIADSHVLPATHINYSDGQQLFAYIKRSKNPTAYITPVKTELGTKPSPFMASFSSRGPSLIEPKILKPDITAPGVNILAAYTEATSPTDDDSDKRRVPYNIISGTSMSCPHVSGIVGLLKTLHPDWSPAAIKSAIMTTATIRDNNKGTILDSANNLKATPFAYGAGHVQPNHAADPGLIYDLTVNDYLNFLCARGYNQTKIRIFSGGAYACPKSFKLEDFNYPTIAVPSLPASQVTVTRTVTNVGSPNTSYQVHVNAPAGVLVSVVPTTLNFRAVGEKQTFKVTLKPNGKSTIKDYVFGELFWSDGTHVVRSRIAVS